Part of the Amblyomma americanum isolate KBUSLIRL-KWMA chromosome 7, ASM5285725v1, whole genome shotgun sequence genome, TGTCCCGTCAAGGCACAGTCACTACGGATCAGACACAAAGAAGCCTAGCGTTCAAAGGGACAGCACGGCTTATTCCGCTCATTCAAAGTTCGAGAGAACAGGTTCCCGGTGTGCTGCATATAGGGGAACAACGCCCCATCACGAAGGAGCGGCAACGCGTTTTCCTCTCTTTGAGATGGATACCTAGCTGGACAACGGGGGAGGTCCGTTCGGCAGACAAGCATCGTCGCTGCAGTGCACTCGCGTGTTCTCACACTCTACTTGAATAACTGAGTGACGTACTCGAACTGCCTCCCTATGTGGCCTGTGCCGAAAGATGCAGCCAACTGATGGACCGATTTCGCAGAAATTGAAAAGTTTCAAATCCTTGGCACAAGTCAGCGCTTGtgcttgtgtttcttctgtcgtCCGTGCGCTTTTTTTGCGCTGCAAATTTCAtcttctgtgatgaaccaacaaGTCCAAATCACCACCCTTCATCAGTTCACTCGGCAAAGAGAGCATAATATTGAGGGCGCTTAAAATAACTGCTTACCAGGAGTTCGCAATCATGAACCCATGTCCCGCTTTCGGGAACTTCTGTCCAACCCCTTTGAGCGAACCTAACACTCAGCTCGTCCCTAGGTATGGCGTTAACCTCAGTCCCTATGTCTTCGCAACCTTCAAGGCAAAGGGCTTCCACCCGACCGGGCCTCCTGATTTGGAACACTGGAGGCTCACCATCACTCGTTACTGAGCTTCATCGATGAATATGCATTCATCCTAATATTCCAACCCTTCACATGCCACAGAGAATGGTTTCGCAATTAAACGAATACATTGTTGTCGTGTACAGAGAGCTCCTTGTCTTACTTCTCAACATGTGAAAATGTAAACAAACTTGTCCAGTTCCCTCCGAAGCACTTCACACCAGCGAACCTTTATGCCAGGTGGCTCGAACTTGAGCCTTGAAGCATAAATTAAGTCCAGGCCACCGCTTACCTCGAACAGTTATCGCTGTCACTTAGTGGCGCTGAAGAAaggtggcagtttttttttctaggtaTATCGATGCCTTCCACGTGCACTCGCCATTGAATACTACAACAGTTAGACCCACATCTTCCCATTGGCGCTTGTGTCACAGGTCAAGAGCGGGGACTCCAGGACGCGCAAGCGCAAGCGGCCAGGATTCCTGTCTTCGCCGCCGAAGATAACTGTGAGTGCCACACTATATCAACGATTACTGTTGTTGCGACTGCAATGCGGGTGACCTTAAAGCAATGATTTGCTTTTGCTCGGTTGTGGCTTTCCCTTCAGTTATGTCAACGTACTGCTCGTTCACAACGGCGGGTGCCGCCTTAATTACGCCTCACGTTTGCAGTGTGTCCAGTAATATTGTTGTCAAGGCGGAGAAGGGCCATCGCTAAATTTTGACCAACTTGTAAAACGCAAAAGGGGCGGCTAGGGAGAGTAATGCGAGGAGGTACTGTGGGTTTTGTACACAGTGCCCCGCGCACCGGGACGGACGCTCAACAGAAAGGTGCGTAGTGTGGAAATGGTAAGCACAGCTGTCTGTGTCTTTTCTCGATCGCCTTCACCCTGGTCATTTTCCGCGCACTTTGCGTGAACAGTGTATTACAAACTGGTCCAAATCCACACCGTATTAAGCGTCAGAGAACGTTACCTGCTACAACAGAAGCTAGGGCGAGATGGTAATCCGTTGAGTAGAAACAGCGGTAATTGATGGGACCAAGCAAGACAcacaagaacaagcgctgttgAGTTCGGGCGCGTTCGGGtaaatgccaatgagtaattactccctttttaaaagtttactccaccttgggggattcccctaaaaaaacatttgaccaacactgttcccacttcgagttaatgatcaattcgctctcgccctaccataagcttgccgtcccggttagctcagttggtagagcgactgctccggtgaagcggtggtcccgggttcgaaccccggaccaggacgaatctttttttaattgcgaagtttctgaggaagctgtgtagctttcctttgtaaccgtatggctgcgttcgggtggatgccaatgagtaattactcccatattacaaatttactccgccttgggggattcccctaaaaacgATTGACCAAGCGCTGTTGAGCTTTTGTGTTCCATTTTTCCACTGCTGTGTGTCTTCGTCCCAGCTTCAGTTCGCGCTGTTTCGACTTAATTAATATAGACATTTAGGATAATGTGATCAAATCGATGATGGACACCCAGGAATAACGGGCGCCAGTGCACAGGCCACCGACAATAACATGGGACGGGTGTTATTGTTACGCGCCTACACACTGGCGCCCCGCTATTCTCGTACTCCCCTAGCCAATAGGATCACCCTATTCTAAAAGATTCTAATGTCATGTCGCACGTGCACCACGGAGTGGCGCTATTTGATGGACGTCGCTTTGCGCTCTCCACAGGCGTGCGGTTTTCTAATTGTGTGATtaatgagccacagcggcgagagtaatcgcgttttcaaaattctaaaaactaacgCGGCTGGCTGtgctagttaacatgattcaccaATTTTCTAACGTCCGCCAACTCGTTAGTACTATGCCGCGGCAAGCTTATATTTACTCAAAAAGTCGATTTTAAAAAGTTAGTGGCGAGCTTACCTGAACCCCTTGTATAATGATGATTATTACCCTTTGTGTTAATTGATGTCAGATTCACAAAATTTTTCATGTGAGTATTAGGAGGGAAATGAGGGGAATTTTTGCGCCAAAGACGATATTGGCTGCAGCTGAAGATCCCGGTTGTGCAAGGCGCAAACCCAGCCACAAACGCAGAACATAAAGGAAGGGAACGACGCAATCGATGCCTTAAGGTCGCCTTCAAGTCTTCTCAAAGTATCACAGTTGCCGGCGCTGCTGCTCCACAAAGGTATCATGCATCCTACCTTTTTAAGTGAGCTGCGAAAAAGATTCCGACACAAGGCCGTTACAGCGATCAGCACTGTGCTGCACCTTGCCGTCACCGCGTTGACAGCGCATTCACGCAACACTCTAATCACGAATGCGCCTATATGGGAGGAAAACgtagtaagctgtcttctagtggACTCCCTTTTATAAACGGGAGTGCGCTAAAGGATACCtactccatttttattttttgttgaaagAGTACCGTTGCTTCGCTGCTTGATTATATACTGCCGCCAGTATACGAAATATCTTAAGGTCCAGACGTTCAGGTTGTCCGAAAAGGTATTAATAGAACGAAAAGAAGGCAGTTGCATCTCTTGTATTCTCGAGCTCTCCTATTCATCCACTATATTTAGGAGAATCCCTCAAAGTGGAGTAGATTTTAAATagtggagtaattactcacttgCTTCCACTCAAACGTAGTAGTACAGATGTACGAAAGgtaaagctacacagctttcacaGAAGGTTCTTCCTTGACGAAAAATCCGCACTGATCCGGGAGCCGAACCCAGGACCAGCGCATGTCCAGGAAAGTCGATGCACCTGGCTAAGCTGCCCAGGACTGCTAGGGAGTAACGGTACTCCTTTATTTCTATTCTACCTCGGGGGCACCGTTACCACCAAGAGCTCTTGATCATTTGGGCCTCTCCCTGCCATCTGATAGCATCCCTGGTTACCTTAGTACATATAGCGACTACCTGGAGCCGGCAGtagtcccgggttcgatccccagacaCGAGGTTGAATGTTTATTCAACGAcgcagtttctgtgaaagctctACAGCTTTCCTGTTCAACCGCAAGGCTGTGCTTGGGTCAGGCAGTAAGGAGTACTTACTCCTTTTCTCTTATATACTCCATCTTTGTGCTCGTTTTGGCGCTGGGGGCAAATACTGCGCTGTCTCTGGTGATGATATGCAATGCAATTTAACGGTCACCTTAATCTCAAGTTGGAAGTTCAGAGTTTTCATACGTTGACCAATTCAAGATCCCAGTCTCAGGTTAGTTTTGTTCCATTTCCTCAAGCTAGGGCATCGACCCGCACAACTGTCCGACCCAATGGGGAGAACTTAGGTAGTCATCTAGAGCTGACGACGGCCAGTGTTGTTGACGATGacataggttaggttgggttgggttagttcAGGTTAGGTTAGATCAAACACGGCCGCGTCGTAGCTTATGGCAGCAATGGCTATGTAACGAGGGGATAATAGTTTTGCATAGGAAATGCTTAATAGAAGCGTAAAATAATGTCAACCCTTCTCGTTTTCCTATATGCGCTGAGAGGTTTTGACCCTTCTGGAAGCACTCCAATCCTCTGATGAAGGGGCAACGAGCTTTGAAAAAGAAGCCGAATTGCGTTACCCTCTCGGTATACACCGACGCGTAAGGAGTGCCCCGTGATGCGTTCCCCTCGCCGCAGGAAGAGAGCAGCCGGCGCATCTCGGCCGTCACCCGCGACCAGCTGTGGCGCACGGGCAGGTGCCTGTCCATAGCCGTCCTGGTGGTGGCGTCGGCGCTCCTCTTCGCCTACCTGCTGTTCATCAAGGACCACGTGCAGCGCATGAACGTCTGCCAGACCGAGGACTGCATGGCGCACGCTACCGAGCTCCTCAGCACGCTCAACAGGCTGGCCGATCCGTGCCACGACTTCTACGACTTCGCCTGCGGCAAGCCTGGACAGGAGAGGCCGCCGCAGTCGCTCGTCGAAAGGATGTACCTCAGGTACGCAGCCCCTACGCCACGGTGAAAGAATACACTCCCTACACTTCCTATCTCAGTGGGGAACAAATTACCTTTTGCGGCGTGTGTCTATGTAGGGTAGTTGCTTGTATGCTGGTAGCCTTGTCGATGCTGCTATAGCATCGTATGTCGGGTTTAACCTACAAGAGATGCCTATATACATCCCTGGGAGGTTGTTGCTCTAAGCAAGTACAACAGTATTTCAGATTTTCTGTCGAGGGAGCATCTCATCAGAGCCTGTGAGTACGCAAAAATGTAGTCCTTGTTTCCATCGTGATCATATCTGATTCAGTGGGATTATCATATTTTGTGCGTCAACGGACAAATACTATttgtatttttcttattttttgctgTGTCTTTAGTTCTCTTTCAAAGCATATCGGATGAATGCTTCTTTGGGACCCGGCAAAATGTGTGACAGTCGCATTAGTGgtgttcagctgctgatcccaaggtcgcgcgTGATTAAATCCTGACTGCGGCGGCCGCTTTTTGATGGATATAGCTAGCAGTTGGgtgcgcccgtgtgttgtgcaatgtcagcttacgttaaagaacctcaggtaaaaaaaaaatgcttagtgTTTACGCTTGGCTGCGTAACGCACTCAGCGGCCGAAAGCTATCGCTCGGCTTGCATGCTCCTGGctgtaccttacaattttctttggtttttccTGCTGGAACCAGAAAGGCAACTGGTTCCAGCTAGGAATTGTTCCATAACCCAGTTTCCAGCTAGAAGCGGCTGGAACCGGTTTGGGATTTTTTCGCCTGGGTGTTTGTTCCTCGCCGGCGCTCTAACGGGGGGCCTTATCATTTTTCTTGCTACACAATCGAGATGCTGCCTGGGAACGATCGTAATCGCGCGCAACATTCCAAGACATTCGAGTTCTATTCCTATCAGCTCTTCATGTGCTCTATGACGAAAGTTCTCTGTCACCTGAACACTGAGCGCGACCGACAGCGCCAGTGATTCTGATCTTCGACGTCGCCGGTCGAGTGCAGCTATCACCGCCATCGAAACGTTGTAAAATTTTTTGTGGGCAGGAGCCTGGGAAAATAAGGGCAGATGTTCAAACGTACATTCGAGTCACGCACTGGCGTGCCCTTGTCAAAAACGTTGGGCTGTCGATCGTCAACTTCCAGTGAATATAAACTGCATATCTTCCATATGTCTCTGTTCATATGGTGCAGTTTCCGTATGTGACGTACATGTCCGCATCAACCATGCAAACGTTGTGCGTATGGGTTGTATGATGTCAGGAAAGAATCCGTATGTTCCGCACGTAGACGTCCATATCTGCCTTACAAGCTCCATTATGGTCCGTAAAAACCGTATGACGCCCGTATGCACTCCGCATGCAGCCGTCCGTACCGCCGTATAGAATCCGTAAGTTCCACATGGACCTCCGTATTGACTGCATGGAATCCGTTTGTTCGCCGTACGCGCGATATGGAATATACAGAATCTATAAGTTTTTCATACTTGCTCATACGGATTCGTTTCAGTTGGGTATGTACTATGAAAAACGCCACTGTGTAGGCCTcccgattaatttcgaccgcctggggttctttatgtgcactgacatcgcacagcatacaagCGATTTTGTATTTAGTCTCCGTCGCAGCGGCGGAGGGCGCTTTCGTCTCATAAAGGGGTGGCATGTTGGAAGAGACAACTACAAGTCACCTCTCAGGTTCAGGGTCTCATAGTTGCTCTGAAATGGGAGAATACGGATGGAGAAATAAATGGTGCGGCCTCAGCGGTTGAGTAAAGAGTTCGCTGCTTCGGTTCTACTTGCAAATATTGAGTAGTCGCCACCGCTGGACTCATGTGCAGCGTAGAGGCTGGTAACAAAGCACGCGACTCGGGGCTGACTGACAAACGCATAGCCCGCCGTCGTTTAACAGGCGTTTCTGCAACAGGAATCGGTGCGGCAGGCGACAGGTATGATCAGGGAGCGCGTGGTGTGGACAGTGCAAGCAACGGCAGGAGCGCGCATTTTTGCAGGTACAGGTGTATGACTGTTGTGTCACTAGAAATTTTGGGGTAAACGATGTCAGCGTCGTTGCGGCCGAAGTAGCACCGGAACATTAGAATAATGTCACTTGTTTGTTACTTGCAGTCAGCAGATGTTTTTTGCGCTTTCTAATCGCAGTTCGATTTCTACTGCTTCTGTAACAGCTATTACGCCAGTTTCTTATAGAATTACGGGGGCTTTCCCTGAGGATAAAGCACCGGCGTCTCGGTAGTCGTCAACGTCATAGTATGCCACGCAAAAATGCTCCCGCGTATCATCTGCAGTGTAATTGGAATTTAATGCGTAGGTGTGGAGTGGGTGCCCTTTAACTGTGCGGACATAGGATTGATGTCGGTCTGGGCCATGATGCGGGCGCTCTCATGAGCTTGCTGGAAACCGTAGCCGTCTCTGGCTCGGCCCAGAGGTTGTTACAAAGTCTCGCTGTTCGTGCTGAACTACGCACCACCGCAGGGCCATCGACAGAGGCTCCAGCGGATTGGACAGAAACGCGGAAGGGTCCCGCGTCAGTGCGCAGCTGCTGTTCCAAAGCTGCGTCGACCCGGAGCGCAGCGAGACAGAGCGCAGTCTCGCCGAGTTCCGAGATTTCCGCAGGCGGCGCGGCATGGAGTGGCCCGAGGAGACGCAGCCAGCCGTCGGTGGCGTGGACCCTCTGGACCTGATGCTGGACCTGGCCATCAACTGGAACCTCAACTTCCTCTTTGACGTCCGCGTGCTGGAGCTGCCGCGGCACGCCGCTAGCGCCACCAGGGACTCTGCGGTAGCGCTCGTCCTCAGCCGCGGCAAGCTCAGGTATGTCTGGCAGGAGGGCGTCCGCAAGTCCGTGGACCAGACACAGTACGAGAGCTACGTGCAGATGTACTACCAGCTGCTATCGGTGAAAGAGTCGAACGTTTCGGCGACGACTCTGCGGGAACTGGAGGAGGCCATTCTGGCAGCCAAGATGGACATTGTCGCTGACGAATCCGAGCAGGTAGGAGGCTGCGTCTGGATGACACGTACGTTGTTGAAGCTGTCTACTGCACCAGTAATAAAGCTGGAGCAATACTGCTTATTATGGCTCATTATGATGATACTGCTTATTATGATGATAGCTATGACAATGATGCACGGTTGCTGACAGTATCGAACTAGTGGCTTAGGAGGGTAGATATGTAGGCCACTTGGTGAGACATCAGGAGGCTATACACCGCACCAGACGCAGGACAGAGCGAGGTGATCGCCCTGTGTCGACACCTCCCtctgtcctgtgtctgctgcggtgtatagcctcCTGACGAAATAGTGAATGCGCTCGTTTGGCTTTCTTTCATGATTTGTTGTTTTACGCAAAACACCTGAAGCAACGAGTTGCGTACATAGCAACACCAAAAAGAAATGGCGAACTTCTTTTGCAGTTCTACTCGTATCTCTAGCTCAAAAGCACGAGGACGACAAAGAAACGACGAGCACGGTCACTATACTTTACCAAATAGCACAACAGTTAACgctccattttttattttttttttggaggtCGACAGGAATAGTCCATCTCGTAAAATGAGGATtataaattttgtgaaaacagCCTGGCTTCCCTGTAACTTCGGTATCCTTTTTTTCACGTATCCTGTCAGTAAAGATCAGGTTCTGTACTTCCAGATCGCTACCTCGAGGTGCACGTTGATTGGTGGAGGACGGGTAGCAGGCAGCCAGGCGGTGGACAGACGACACACGGAGAACAGAGCAACTGGGACTTTATAATAGTGCAAAAACAATACAGGAACAGATAAACACAGAAGGCACAAAAGCTTCACTGTCAGCCACCGAAACTTACTGAACACTTAATGCTCAGCGGCCTAAGGTGACACAGTAAGTTACACTTGAGCTCAACGCTCGCTCTTCAAGGCTTGCCGAAAGCCGGGGCACGCCTATTTCGCAACACGAAACCCGACCTAGGACCGCATAAAGTAACCCAACACGCTTTTAAATAAGCAGGCCCAAATATCTAGAAGCGGGCGGCAGTGCTGAGAAAGTTAGTCGGCGCCGCAGCACGCGTTAAGCTGCGTTTTCCTCCCACTGAATACTCGAACCATCTCGAACCGTCAGTCCGCGCGCACCGCTTTGCCACCTTGCGCTGGGATGCGCCTGCAAAAGCGCCCACATTCGGGAACGTTCAAGaaaattttccttctttttcttttgcgtgcGTGCCGTAAACGCCCAGCGTTTCCTATAGCACGGCCTATAACGCTACCTTTGTCCTTGGCACGTTCAAAGGACCCTGGGAGGTTCGCTTGAGCATTCATTATCCACAACAGCGCAGAAAACACGGAAAAAAGGAGAGaatagacaacacaagcgctgaccgCAACTAAAATTTTACGGCAAGAGAAGAATATATACATCTTCTAATCTTACAAAAAACAAACGGAATCGGCATACTACTATCTGATACAACAATTCTTTTACGACATAAGGACCACTTGACTAGAGAAATAATGGAAGCCTATCACATGCATATACCTGGAGGCAATTGCGTCAGTCGGCCTTCAGTAGTGGTGTCACATAATTAACTAGATTTCCTTAAGGGTGCCCATCTTGAATGATAGCGCGACTAAGGACGTGTCCAAGTGTTATCTTCCTCTGGACagagtgtttttgtttttgttgttgaacCCGTGCGCATTAGTTCACGCCTTGTATGCCGATTCCGTTTGTTTGTTTCTTGTGAGATTAGAAGATGTATGTATTCTTCCCTTCCcgtaataaatttcagttgaagtcagcgcttgtgttgtctattCTCTCCTTATGTCCGTGTTTCCTGCGCTCTTGTGGAAAACGGAtacgtaccaactcgcccaacttttttctttcgcttgaTCACCCTGACGTACAAATACATTGGGACTACATGCGCACTCAATGCACTGCGAGCTTCATGCAAATAACTATCTGTGTCCTGGCTTTTGGTTTTTATGTAGGCAGTATATGACCTCAGCAGTGTTGGTACTAATGCCCAAAACTTTAAAATTTCAGCAAATGTAACGTACCTGATGCAGTATAGCATTTGGATGCCGTTTAAACGCTATGGGTCCATCCTGAAGGTTCGTGCGGCTATGAAATGCAAAGAGAAGCCTAAAATGAGAAAGGTAATCCACGAGTGACACAAGACAGGCTACTATCACGTAGCAGCACGAAGGAAACTTGCAAAGCATCTTCGGCACTGCTCCAGGAAGCCAGGTGGTGCTTTCTTCTGCTGTCCTCCTGTGTAACCGAGGAAGaactcaatattttttttatttttatatgttTGTATCTTAACGTACGGGCGTTCGGTCTTTTGACGCTGGCCCGTCCGCCTTATTTTCGTTGAGCAGGTCTGGTTCAAGATTCGCGCCCTCGACAACGCGACTTCCTCGCTTGATCCTGGCACGTGGCTGGCGCTGTTCAATAAGCAGTTCTCGGGGCAGTTCACATGGAGTGGCGAGCATTGGACCGTCGTCGACGGCCCTGCCGTGCTGGCCCGCTTGGACAAGTTGCTGAAAACCTACAGCAAGCACCTGTTGGTCGTGGGCCTAGCCTGGGTATTCGTCCAGACTCACTTGTGGGCTGTCGCGAACAAACCCGATCTCGCATTCGACGAAAGCCGTGGCAAAGCTCGCAAGTACGGCTGCTTCGAATACGCCGAATCCCTGTTCGGCTTGCTGAGCGTGGCCGAGCACTTGACCCATACGTTCGGTACTGGAGACGCCAGGCATCACCTGAGCTACTTCGAGCGCACACTGGCGTCGGCGGTTGCCAGGAAACTGCACCAGTCTTCCTGGATCCACGATGGTCCACGGAATGCGGCGCTGCGCAAGCTGGAAAGCCTCTCTATGGCTCTGCTGCCGCCCAGCGAGTTCTTCGATAAGGCGTGGCGTCAAGCGTTCGCCAATGGCTACGCTGTGGCAAACAAGACACAGGCCGTAAGCTTCACTAGCAACACAAAGCGGCGTTTTTGATGTCCCAGCTTGAAGTTTTTTTACGCATTTTTTAATGAGACAGCGTTTAGACTCCTGTTAAGCAGAAAACGcggcttcgtcgtcgtcgtcagcgGCAGCCTGAACGGGAAagttggagggaacacttaagctccgccttaagaatatggtgcgatagtgttaatgggtttaggcccatatatgcagaggtggtcattctctattttgcattcatagatccctgggaatctTAATACCACAGCTGGCACAGAGGTGGAATGCTCAAGATGCaagatgcgatggcaggtgcttccatcgGTGAGCCTTGtttgacccaggttgctcttcgcgggGAACCTCTCacggccaatcattaattgaactgccacctgccacgtagcgcaggttgtgatgacgcctcaaggtcacgtgatctaggtgccCCACCTGCCCCCTAGGCCCACATGCCCCCTAGCAGGGGGCCTACCTGCCGCCGTGGGAAAGTGGCAGTGAGATTCGTTAAAATAAATTCAGTGCCATTGCCACCTGGCTGCCGTGGCAGTGCGCATCTGCTCTTTGGTCGAGGGATAGACAGTGTTAAAGTGGGGTTCAGGTGCCGCTTGACGGAACCACGGTCAAGTCGACGCCCGTTCCGACCAGGATAGGAGTGCCGTCGAGTGAAGGAGTTGAGTGATGGGCGAAAGAAGACTGGGTTGATATGCGTTTTGTACAACGTCATGAACAAACGTGAGAGTCTCCCTCGGCCACACTCGTTGACGAGTTTTTAGTGTTCTCATGCCTTAAAGGCCCTAGATGAGATAAGTACGGCCTGGACAAGGAAGGACTGGCCTGTGACGTTCACTTTTGCTCACAATCTCACGCTCCCGCTTGTGGGCACACCCCCCGTCAAGTGTTAGGCTTGATGAAGAGGAGGATGTCCTCTATGTAACACAGACTGCGGTTGGTCAGCATGTGATGTTCTCTGGCGGCCAGCCGGTGGTGGTCCGCACGTGTTgccgacacctgttcttcatGACACCCGACACACAAGGCGGGCACGTGGGGTCGGAGAAATCGGCGGGAACTGGTTCTTTAGACATGTTCGCGACGGTTTGGGATAATGCCCGTCAGACCGCCGAAGAGCCACCGGAAGCGAGGCCCTTTGTGCTAAAACTTAAGCGCAATGTTCTTTGGGGTCGGTGACGGTCGCACTCTGATGCGGCCAAACACGGTGATTAGAGCCAGATGACACCTGGGT contains:
- the LOC144097698 gene encoding neprilysin-11-like, which produces MDSGSQNGQPPEGEDCPAGQQPTPPGPAVAEPAVRSEDTLGKPARRSDSSVKSGDSRTRKRKRPGFLSSPPKITEESSRRISAVTRDQLWRTGRCLSIAVLVVASALLFAYLLFIKDHVQRMNVCQTEDCMAHATELLSTLNRLADPCHDFYDFACGKPGQERPPQSLVERMYLRAIDRGSSGLDRNAEGSRVSAQLLFQSCVDPERSETERSLAEFRDFRRRRGMEWPEETQPAVGGVDPLDLMLDLAINWNLNFLFDVRVLELPRHAASATRDSAVALVLSRGKLRYVWQEGVRKSVDQTQYESYVQMYYQLLSVKESNVSATTLRELEEAILAAKMDIVADESEQVWFKIRALDNATSSLDPGTWLALFNKQFSGQFTWSGEHWTVVDGPAVLARLDKLLKTYSKHLLVVGLAWVFVQTHLWAVANKPDLAFDESRGKARKYGCFEYAESLFGLLSVAEHLTHTFGTGDARHHLSYFERTLASAVARKLHQSSWIHDGPRNAALRKLESLSMALLPPSEFFDKAWRQAFANGYAVANKTQAGFVSNLLSASRSYRALRAQRSQFADVYGRRMFPSDRHATYVYIANRADVALGSIAPPLYYLNGTFAVNYAGLGAIVAEPLARSFDLHGTGMDSTGANNRWWYQTGYFDRAHCELGNVEGNHSAYRMVQVFPSLVALEIAFAAYKDAVAHDPRKVTDFRLRYLETFKDDQIFFISYCHAVCGNEASRHRCNLPLRHFRPFADAFGCPHDSPMNGDGACSFFGP